One Lacunisphaera limnophila DNA window includes the following coding sequences:
- the bshA gene encoding N-acetyl-alpha-D-glucosaminyl L-malate synthase BshA — protein sequence MTDRALRIGITCHPSVGGSGILASELGEELAQRGHEVHFISHAPPFRMPRNRERVHFHPVRVNDYDLFKYPDYTLPLSVKMAEVAAAHALDILHVHYAVPHATAAMLAMSMLPPDRRPRVIVTLHGTDVMLLGSDAGYGPAIKHALEAADGVTTVSQFLQGQVRTHLGFTGSVEVIPNFFAPQPPTRTRDAVRADLGLEPGEAMLLHASNLRPVKRIDLLLQTIAQIRPRESFKLVVLAGGDFTPFAAEAAKLGLTDRIVVRENVTAIEDYLNAADAALFTSELESFCLSILEAMTFDCPSAAFAVGGIPEVVESGLHGLLVPFGDTAALARAIEILIADPVRRAALGKAGRERAIALFSADRIVGRYEQYYRGLCAAKG from the coding sequence ATGACTGACCGTGCCCTGCGCATCGGCATCACCTGCCACCCTTCCGTGGGCGGCAGCGGCATCCTCGCCTCCGAGCTCGGCGAGGAGCTGGCCCAGCGCGGCCACGAGGTCCACTTCATCAGCCACGCCCCGCCCTTCCGCATGCCGCGCAACCGCGAGCGGGTCCACTTCCACCCGGTCCGCGTCAACGATTACGATCTCTTCAAGTATCCCGACTACACCCTGCCGCTGTCCGTGAAGATGGCCGAGGTCGCCGCCGCGCACGCCCTCGACATCCTCCACGTCCACTACGCTGTGCCACACGCCACCGCCGCGATGCTGGCGATGTCGATGTTGCCGCCGGACCGACGCCCGCGCGTGATTGTGACGCTGCACGGGACCGATGTCATGCTGCTCGGCAGCGACGCCGGCTACGGCCCGGCGATCAAGCATGCCCTGGAGGCCGCCGACGGCGTCACCACCGTCTCGCAATTTCTGCAAGGGCAGGTCCGGACCCACCTCGGTTTCACCGGATCCGTCGAGGTCATCCCTAATTTCTTCGCCCCGCAGCCACCCACCCGCACCCGCGATGCCGTGCGGGCCGACCTCGGCCTTGAGCCCGGCGAGGCCATGCTCCTGCACGCCTCAAACCTCCGCCCGGTGAAACGCATCGATCTCCTGCTGCAGACGATCGCGCAGATCCGCCCCCGCGAATCCTTCAAGCTCGTCGTGCTCGCGGGCGGGGACTTCACCCCCTTCGCAGCCGAGGCCGCCAAGCTCGGCCTCACCGACCGCATTGTGGTGCGCGAGAACGTCACCGCCATCGAGGACTACCTCAATGCCGCGGATGCGGCCCTCTTCACCTCCGAGCTCGAGAGCTTCTGCCTGAGCATCCTCGAGGCCATGACCTTCGATTGCCCCAGCGCCGCCTTCGCCGTCGGCGGCATTCCCGAAGTCGTCGAGTCCGGCCTGCACGGCCTGCTCGTCCCGTTCGGTGACACCGCCGCCCTCGCCCGCGCGATCGAGATTCTCATTGCGGATCCCGTCCGCCGCGCCGCCTTGGGCAAGGCCGGCCGCGAGCGCGCCATCGCCCTTTTCTCCGCCGACCGCATTGTCGGCCGCTACGAACAGTATTACCGCGGCCTCTGCGCCGCAAAGGGATAA
- a CDS encoding sensor histidine kinase has translation MPLPGVSPSVPGGPTERTPACRRLSRIVRTWCWGGLLAASSLTRLHAQAEAGGELGLPFTRFYSFEEIGHASRGMRLGFDPLGRIAMTRGGSCIVLNDTDWIDIANRTGNGTVMQRLVFAPDGEAYFGAFGLWGVARMNGGRLEPLALVPPTAPKWTRITNFNEVVAAPGKVWFAGLNGVVHWDRTTGRHAYFEIPGISRVFLLGDRLYFSSYAAGIGALDPAQETVEKIRTPLAEGVEIDQATAFDETRVLTTDIDGRLRFFDGRDFTPFPGPLGERPLGRATALTRLPDGNVALAINGLGLYLVSPTGQILIALTTPDYHRVTDLAARENGVLWAVNETGIEKILYKSPLTVFGQRQGLPLSWPQLVRWNGRIVVASGGRLYETIAGPPGETTRFRLMAEQPAASGVWGLAAAGPELLIGTNQGVQRRGPDGGFTPVIAGMDVARLVHVNGTVYVLGTTEIAALRQVDGRWTECAPRVRGVGYPMIVHGTNHAAWIELGPNRAARVHHRDGTLQVRVFEEFPWSSARWINIGWAGSTVALSGLPDGRLFFDEETESLIPAPPLGRILDQAPFPVTRFRQDADGTLWGTHDEGLLTIRLAGDQPVFDAETFGKVPDRFPLAQLLADGDIWLVTGQSLYHVNQTFPARPKPAFQPTLVSLTNGRTDRELLSQPGRPTGLPVLPYQDNSLVLRFFSGSYASRQPPAYTFRLYHGNDSRIVLGNRSLLTLTNLREGQYRLEATLTGTRVPAGPPLAFAFEIAPPWYRTAYAYALYAAALAGLIAGLMWWSAHRSRSRNVVLEKLVADRTNELRAAMQQLNEETRNTATLAERDRLAGEIHDSLQQGLSGLMLQLDATLKLADLTDDVRSRLLVARNMVSFTRHEVQHAVWDMETPLLEGTELGDALKKITGLIGPGAVNVQIRVTGAVQALPSATKHHLLRIAQEAITNAVRHAAAHAITILLAYEPAGVRLEVTDDGNGFVPSEVLTKGLGHFGLRGLRGRAGKIGGELQIQSAPGQGTTVRVWVPSLQPVV, from the coding sequence ATGCCCCTTCCTGGTGTCAGCCCGTCCGTGCCGGGCGGCCCAACCGAACGGACCCCCGCGTGCCGCCGGCTGAGCCGGATCGTCCGCACCTGGTGCTGGGGCGGCCTGCTCGCGGCGTCCTCCCTGACCCGCCTGCACGCCCAAGCCGAGGCCGGCGGCGAACTCGGGCTGCCGTTCACCCGCTTCTATTCCTTCGAGGAAATCGGCCACGCCTCGCGCGGCATGCGCCTGGGCTTCGACCCGCTCGGCCGGATCGCCATGACCCGCGGCGGCTCCTGCATCGTGCTCAACGACACGGACTGGATCGACATCGCCAACCGCACCGGCAACGGCACCGTCATGCAGCGCCTCGTCTTTGCCCCCGATGGCGAGGCCTATTTCGGCGCCTTCGGCCTGTGGGGTGTCGCCCGCATGAACGGCGGCCGGCTCGAGCCGCTGGCGCTGGTCCCACCCACCGCACCCAAGTGGACGCGCATCACCAATTTCAATGAGGTGGTCGCCGCCCCGGGCAAGGTCTGGTTCGCCGGGCTCAACGGGGTCGTCCATTGGGACCGCACCACCGGGCGGCACGCGTACTTCGAGATCCCCGGCATCTCGCGCGTTTTCCTCCTCGGCGACCGCCTTTATTTCTCGTCCTACGCCGCCGGCATCGGCGCGCTGGATCCCGCGCAGGAAACCGTGGAAAAAATCCGCACCCCCCTGGCCGAGGGCGTCGAGATCGACCAGGCCACGGCGTTCGACGAGACCCGGGTGCTCACCACCGACATCGACGGACGCCTCCGTTTCTTTGACGGACGGGATTTCACGCCCTTCCCCGGCCCCCTCGGCGAACGACCGCTGGGCCGGGCCACCGCCCTGACGCGCCTGCCCGACGGCAATGTCGCCCTCGCGATCAACGGCCTGGGCCTTTACCTGGTGTCGCCGACCGGGCAGATCCTCATCGCCCTGACGACACCGGACTACCACCGCGTGACCGACCTGGCCGCGCGCGAAAACGGTGTGCTCTGGGCGGTCAACGAAACCGGCATCGAAAAAATCCTCTATAAGAGCCCGTTGACCGTCTTCGGCCAGCGCCAGGGCCTCCCCCTCAGCTGGCCCCAGTTGGTGCGCTGGAACGGCCGCATCGTCGTCGCCTCCGGTGGCCGGCTGTATGAAACCATCGCCGGCCCCCCGGGGGAAACCACCCGCTTCCGCCTGATGGCGGAACAGCCGGCCGCCAGCGGCGTATGGGGCCTGGCCGCCGCCGGACCGGAATTGCTGATCGGCACCAACCAGGGCGTCCAACGCCGCGGTCCCGACGGCGGCTTTACGCCCGTCATCGCGGGCATGGACGTCGCCCGTCTCGTCCACGTGAACGGCACCGTCTATGTCCTGGGCACCACGGAAATCGCCGCGCTGCGCCAGGTGGACGGCCGGTGGACGGAGTGCGCCCCCCGCGTCCGGGGCGTGGGCTACCCGATGATCGTCCACGGCACCAACCACGCCGCCTGGATCGAGCTCGGACCCAACCGCGCCGCCCGGGTGCACCACCGCGACGGCACGCTCCAGGTCCGGGTGTTCGAGGAATTTCCCTGGAGCTCCGCCCGCTGGATCAACATCGGCTGGGCGGGCTCGACGGTCGCGCTGAGCGGACTGCCCGACGGACGACTCTTCTTCGACGAGGAGACAGAGTCGCTGATCCCCGCGCCCCCCTTGGGCCGGATCCTCGACCAGGCGCCGTTTCCGGTCACCCGCTTCCGGCAGGATGCCGACGGCACCCTCTGGGGCACGCACGACGAGGGTCTGCTCACCATCCGGCTCGCCGGTGACCAACCCGTGTTCGATGCCGAAACCTTCGGCAAGGTCCCGGATCGCTTCCCCCTCGCCCAGTTGCTGGCCGACGGCGACATCTGGCTGGTCACTGGCCAGTCGCTGTATCACGTGAACCAGACTTTCCCGGCGCGGCCGAAACCCGCCTTCCAGCCGACGCTCGTGTCGCTGACCAACGGACGGACCGACCGCGAGCTGCTCTCCCAACCCGGCCGCCCGACCGGCCTGCCGGTCCTCCCGTATCAGGACAACAGCCTCGTGCTGCGTTTTTTCTCCGGCAGCTACGCCTCGCGCCAGCCCCCGGCCTATACGTTCCGGTTGTACCACGGAAACGACAGCCGGATCGTGCTGGGCAACCGCTCCCTGCTGACGCTCACCAACCTCCGCGAGGGCCAGTATCGCCTCGAAGCCACACTCACCGGCACCCGGGTGCCGGCCGGTCCGCCGCTGGCCTTCGCCTTCGAGATCGCCCCGCCCTGGTACCGCACCGCCTACGCCTATGCGCTTTATGCCGCCGCCTTGGCCGGTCTCATCGCCGGTCTCATGTGGTGGTCGGCCCACCGCTCCCGCTCGCGCAACGTCGTGCTCGAAAAACTGGTCGCCGACCGCACCAACGAGCTCCGCGCGGCCATGCAGCAGCTCAACGAGGAAACCCGCAACACCGCCACCCTCGCCGAGCGCGACCGCCTCGCCGGCGAGATCCACGACAGCCTGCAGCAGGGCCTCAGCGGGCTCATGCTGCAGCTCGATGCCACCCTGAAACTCGCGGACCTGACCGACGACGTGCGCTCCCGCCTGCTCGTCGCCCGCAACATGGTTTCCTTCACCCGGCACGAGGTGCAGCACGCCGTCTGGGACATGGAGACCCCGCTGCTCGAGGGCACCGAGCTCGGCGACGCCCTCAAGAAGATAACAGGCCTGATTGGTCCGGGTGCCGTGAACGTCCAGATCCGCGTCACCGGCGCGGTCCAGGCCCTGCCGTCGGCCACGAAGCACCACCTCCTGCGCATCGCCCAGGAGGCCATCACCAACGCCGTGCGCCATGCCGCCGCCCACGCCATCACCATCCTGCTCGCCTATGAACCCGCCGGCGTCCGGCTGGAAGTGACCGACGATGGCAACGGTTTCGTGCCCAGCGAGGTCCTCACCAAGGGCCTCGGCCATTTCGGCCTGCGCGGGCTGCGCGGCCGCGCCGGCAAGATCGGCGGAGAACTCCAGATCCAAAGCGCCCCGGGGCAGGGCACCACGGTCCGGGTCTGGGTGCCGAGCCTTCAACCTGTCGTATGA
- a CDS encoding response regulator, with amino-acid sequence MITAVKKIRILLVDDHIVMRMGLVTATGGEPDMEVVAEADNGTEAIQAYRLHWPDVVVLDLRMPGLNGVETIRLLREEFRDARVLVFSNYAGGEEVFQTFRAGACGFVVKEMPLERLLEAIRKVHQGEHYIPAEISARLSGRVLSQLSSREVEVLTLIAQGLSNKEIAARLNLVEGTVKVHVTNILAKLHVSDRTQAILAGVKQGIIQLE; translated from the coding sequence ATGATCACCGCCGTCAAAAAAATCCGGATCCTCCTCGTCGATGATCACATCGTCATGCGCATGGGTCTTGTTACCGCCACCGGCGGCGAACCCGACATGGAGGTGGTGGCAGAGGCGGACAACGGCACCGAGGCCATCCAGGCCTACCGCCTGCACTGGCCCGACGTGGTCGTCCTCGACCTGCGCATGCCCGGCCTCAACGGCGTCGAGACCATCCGCCTGCTGCGCGAGGAATTTCGTGACGCCCGCGTGCTGGTGTTCAGCAATTACGCGGGCGGCGAGGAGGTCTTCCAGACCTTCCGCGCCGGCGCCTGCGGTTTTGTCGTCAAGGAGATGCCTTTGGAACGCCTGCTGGAGGCCATCCGCAAGGTGCACCAAGGCGAACATTACATTCCCGCGGAGATCTCGGCCCGCCTGAGCGGCCGCGTTCTTTCGCAACTCTCCTCGCGCGAGGTCGAGGTGCTCACCCTGATTGCCCAAGGCCTCAGCAACAAGGAAATCGCCGCCCGCTTGAACCTCGTGGAAGGGACCGTGAAGGTCCACGTGACCAACATCCTCGCCAAGCTGCATGTCTCGGACCGCACCCAGGCGATTCTCGCCGGCGTCAAACAAGGCATCATCCAGCTCGAATAG
- a CDS encoding LacI family DNA-binding transcriptional regulator: MRLPRRSPASTARPPLDVAQQPGPACAPDSSTLASDGAPRKARVTQTDIARVARVHNTTVSLALRNSPLIPAATRDRIQALARQLGYCPDPALQALVAYRKGCRPHATGETLAYVTRWHTQWGWSRLPAEGTHYLAAKQKAEELGYHLEHFWLGEPGMNPRRLDQVLLHRGIRGVIFGAAHAACEDLTELSWSRLCAVRISGLPLTPPLHHITLDPVAVIRLAMQHVLFAGYRRIGLVLPQTWDKLTDQVWSAAFQAEQFRCHLKDRLPVLQLQGPPEEAEAAGLSSHDAANDAASLLFWYRQYRPEVVLGTTPTMLQHIRQSGFQVPHDFAYANLLMPAATPGHAGVRVNHARVGELAVEMLAGQLQQNALGVPAIATVTSVGGTWCEGASLPTPASVPAIAPTLISSS; the protein is encoded by the coding sequence ATGCGTTTACCCCGACGTTCGCCCGCGTCTACAGCACGCCCCCCCCTTGATGTTGCCCAGCAGCCGGGCCCGGCCTGCGCCCCCGACAGCAGCACCCTGGCATCGGACGGGGCACCGAGAAAAGCCCGCGTCACCCAGACCGATATTGCCCGCGTCGCCCGCGTGCACAACACGACGGTTTCACTCGCCCTGCGCAACTCTCCCTTGATCCCCGCCGCCACGCGCGACCGGATCCAGGCGCTGGCCCGCCAGCTCGGCTACTGTCCTGACCCGGCCTTGCAGGCCTTGGTGGCCTACCGCAAGGGCTGCCGTCCGCACGCCACCGGCGAGACCCTCGCCTATGTCACCCGCTGGCACACCCAATGGGGTTGGAGCCGCCTGCCCGCCGAGGGCACCCATTACCTGGCCGCCAAACAAAAGGCGGAGGAACTCGGGTACCATCTCGAACATTTCTGGCTCGGTGAACCCGGCATGAATCCCCGCCGGCTCGACCAGGTGCTGCTGCACCGCGGCATCCGCGGCGTCATTTTCGGCGCCGCCCATGCCGCGTGCGAGGATCTCACCGAACTGAGCTGGTCCCGGCTCTGCGCGGTCCGAATCAGCGGTCTGCCCCTGACACCGCCCCTGCACCACATCACCCTCGATCCGGTCGCCGTCATCCGGCTCGCGATGCAGCACGTCCTGTTCGCCGGCTACCGCCGCATCGGCCTCGTGCTCCCCCAGACCTGGGACAAGCTCACCGATCAGGTCTGGTCCGCCGCGTTCCAAGCCGAGCAATTCCGCTGCCACCTGAAGGACCGCCTGCCGGTGCTCCAGTTGCAGGGTCCCCCCGAGGAGGCCGAGGCGGCCGGCCTGTCCTCGCACGACGCGGCCAATGACGCGGCTTCGTTGTTGTTCTGGTACCGCCAATACCGGCCGGAGGTGGTCCTGGGCACCACGCCGACCATGCTCCAGCACATCCGGCAGAGCGGCTTTCAGGTTCCCCATGATTTTGCCTATGCCAATCTGCTGATGCCGGCCGCGACCCCCGGCCATGCGGGCGTCCGGGTGAACCACGCCCGGGTGGGCGAACTCGCGGTGGAGATGCTCGCCGGCCAGCTGCAGCAAAATGCCCTCGGCGTGCCGGCGATCGCGACCGTCACGTCGGTTGGCGGCACCTGGTGCGAGGGTGCTTCCCTGCCCACCCCCGCCTCCGTTCCGGCAATCGCGCCGACCCTGATTTCGTCCAGCTGA
- the galB gene encoding beta-galactosidase GalB, translating into MITFTRILSWRLRLFPIVCLLPAVIAAASPRERLPLNEGWRYQHDDPPGTTVDLRYDVRPEVSARRDDGPADARPEEAARIAAAARTVLKPWILPTANPFIKDPARHHVRPAGDPGADVAYVQAGFDDQAWQAVTLPHDWAIAGPFIRDGDVGGMGRLPSWGIGWYRRKLDIPASDAGKSIYLEVDGAMAYATVWLNGRLVGGWPFGYASWRVDLTSHVVPGGVNQLAIRLDNPPASSRWYPGGGLYRQVWLTKTHPLQVDQWGVFVTTPEVSADRATINLAVTLANASAGTATVRVASELFELDAMDRRTGGPVARIAPVELTFAAGERATTQGSVVLANPKRWGPPPTQTPHRYLAVTTVSHAGQVVDTQETRFGIRDLRFDPVRGVMLNGEPIRLQGVNQHHDLGALGAAFNVRAAERQLEILAEMGCNAVRLSHNPPAPELLELTDRLGFLVVNESFDVWERKKTPLDFHLIFPDWSEPDMRALVRRDRNHPSVILWSIGNEVGEQYTDAAGAAVARRLHQITREEDPTRPTTTAMNWAKPDMPLPAEVDVISLNYQGEGIRQEPEFEGTDRIRTPPQYPFFHAKFPDKVVLSSESASAFSSRGVYFFPVSPLVSAPVRDGRGGDSKLAHVSAYELHAVDFGSTADKVFGSLDRHPYVAGEFVWTGWDYLGEPTPYYSARSSYCGMIDLAGFKKDRFFLYQSRWRPDHPMVHLLPHWTWPERVGEVTPVHVFTSGDEAELFLNGRSLGRKKKGAYEYRLRWDDVVYEPGQLEVVAYQAGREWARETVRTAGAASALALQPDRTSIRADGRDLAFVTVRVVDADGVTTPRATHRLHFTIEGPGEIVATDNGDPTNLEPFPSPTREAFSGLCLVIVRAKPGEAGEIRLHAAGEGLRAATTIITTRRVGP; encoded by the coding sequence ATGATTACTTTTACCCGTATCCTCAGCTGGAGACTCCGCCTGTTTCCGATCGTGTGCCTGCTCCCGGCCGTGATCGCCGCCGCATCACCACGCGAACGTCTCCCGCTCAACGAGGGCTGGCGTTATCAGCACGATGATCCGCCCGGCACCACCGTGGATCTGCGTTATGATGTGCGGCCCGAAGTCTCGGCGCGGCGCGATGACGGCCCGGCCGATGCGCGGCCGGAAGAAGCCGCGCGGATCGCGGCGGCGGCCCGGACCGTCTTGAAGCCGTGGATTCTGCCCACGGCCAACCCCTTCATCAAGGATCCCGCCCGGCATCATGTCCGGCCAGCCGGCGATCCGGGTGCAGATGTGGCTTATGTGCAGGCCGGCTTCGACGATCAGGCCTGGCAAGCGGTCACGCTCCCGCACGATTGGGCGATTGCCGGCCCCTTCATCCGCGACGGTGATGTCGGCGGCATGGGCCGGTTGCCGAGTTGGGGCATTGGTTGGTATCGCAGGAAACTCGACATCCCCGCGAGTGACGCGGGCAAGAGCATCTATCTGGAGGTCGACGGGGCGATGGCCTATGCGACCGTCTGGCTCAACGGCCGGCTCGTGGGCGGCTGGCCCTTCGGTTATGCCTCGTGGCGCGTGGATCTCACGTCGCACGTCGTGCCCGGCGGCGTCAACCAGCTCGCCATCCGCCTCGACAATCCGCCGGCCTCGTCCCGCTGGTATCCCGGCGGCGGTCTCTACCGCCAGGTCTGGCTGACGAAGACGCATCCCTTGCAGGTGGACCAGTGGGGCGTGTTTGTGACGACCCCCGAGGTCAGCGCGGACCGCGCCACGATTAACCTTGCCGTGACCCTGGCGAACGCGTCCGCCGGGACGGCCACCGTCCGGGTGGCCAGCGAACTGTTCGAGCTCGACGCCATGGATCGGCGCACGGGCGGGCCGGTCGCGCGGATCGCGCCGGTCGAACTCACGTTCGCCGCCGGCGAGCGAGCCACCACGCAGGGCTCCGTGGTGCTCGCGAATCCGAAACGCTGGGGCCCGCCGCCCACGCAGACGCCACACCGCTATCTCGCGGTCACCACCGTGTCGCACGCCGGCCAGGTCGTGGACACCCAGGAAACGCGGTTTGGCATCCGCGACCTGCGCTTCGATCCGGTGCGCGGGGTGATGTTGAACGGCGAACCCATCCGTTTGCAGGGCGTGAACCAGCACCACGACCTGGGTGCGCTGGGTGCGGCGTTCAACGTCCGAGCCGCCGAGCGCCAGCTGGAAATCCTGGCCGAGATGGGCTGCAACGCGGTCCGGCTGAGCCACAACCCACCCGCGCCTGAGTTGCTGGAACTAACCGATCGCCTGGGTTTCCTGGTCGTGAACGAGTCCTTCGATGTGTGGGAGCGGAAGAAGACCCCACTCGATTTCCATCTGATCTTCCCGGATTGGTCGGAGCCCGACATGCGCGCCCTCGTGCGGCGCGACCGCAACCACCCGTCGGTGATCCTGTGGAGCATCGGCAACGAGGTCGGCGAGCAATACACCGACGCGGCCGGCGCGGCGGTCGCGCGGCGGCTGCACCAGATCACGCGCGAGGAGGATCCCACGCGGCCCACGACCACCGCCATGAACTGGGCCAAACCCGACATGCCGCTGCCGGCCGAGGTCGACGTGATCAGCCTGAACTATCAGGGCGAGGGTATCCGGCAGGAACCCGAGTTCGAGGGGACGGACCGTATCCGGACGCCGCCGCAATATCCGTTCTTTCATGCGAAGTTTCCTGACAAGGTCGTGCTGAGCAGCGAGTCGGCGTCGGCGTTCAGCAGCCGGGGCGTTTACTTCTTCCCCGTGTCGCCGTTGGTCAGCGCGCCGGTGCGCGACGGCCGCGGCGGCGATTCGAAGCTCGCGCACGTGAGCGCCTATGAGCTGCACGCGGTGGATTTCGGGTCCACGGCGGACAAGGTGTTCGGCTCGCTGGACCGCCATCCCTACGTGGCCGGTGAGTTTGTCTGGACCGGATGGGACTACCTGGGCGAACCGACGCCCTACTATTCGGCGCGCAGCTCTTATTGCGGCATGATCGACCTCGCGGGGTTCAAGAAGGACCGGTTCTTTCTCTACCAGTCACGCTGGCGGCCGGATCATCCGATGGTTCATCTCCTGCCGCATTGGACCTGGCCGGAGCGGGTGGGTGAGGTTACGCCCGTGCACGTGTTCACCTCGGGTGACGAGGCCGAGCTGTTCCTTAACGGCCGTTCGCTCGGCCGCAAAAAGAAAGGCGCCTACGAATACCGCCTGCGCTGGGACGACGTGGTCTATGAGCCCGGGCAGCTGGAAGTCGTCGCCTACCAGGCCGGCCGCGAGTGGGCCCGGGAAACGGTGCGCACCGCCGGGGCGGCGTCCGCTTTGGCACTGCAGCCCGACCGCACGTCCATCCGGGCCGACGGACGGGATCTGGCCTTCGTCACCGTGCGGGTGGTCGATGCGGATGGCGTGACCACCCCGCGCGCCACCCACCGCCTCCATTTCACGATCGAGGGACCGGGGGAGATCGTGGCGACGGACAACGGCGACCCGACCAACCTCGAGCCCTTTCCCTCACCGACACGCGAGGCCTTCAGCGGCCTCTGTCTGGTGATCGTGCGCGCCAAGCCCGGCGAAGCCGGCGAGATCCGGCTCCATGCCGCCGGTGAGGGCCTGCGGGCCGCGACCACGATCATCACCACCCGCCGGGTCGGACCCTGA